Within the Candidatus Effluviviaceae Genus I sp. genome, the region GGCGCGCTCTCGTGGTTGCCGAGGTCCACGGCGAACAGCCTGTAGTAGTAGGTCCTCCCGAGCTCGAGGCCGGTGTCCAGATACGCTTCGTTCGGCGTCTCGAACGACGCCGCGCCGGCGCCGAACGCCGCGGTCGTGTCGCGCTCCAGCCGGTAGTGGTCGAAGTCGGGCTCGGTGTTGGCGCTCCACGCGAGCTGGATCTCGCCCTCGTTGGCGCCCGGCTCCGCGCCGAGCCCCGTCGGCGCGGCGGGAGGAAGATCGGGCGGCGCGCCCGCGCTCATGACGAGCGAGAAGCTCTGGTCCGGCTCGGGAAGAAGCGTCGCGACGACACGGACGGTCCAGGTCCCGCTCTCCGGAGACGCCACGAGAACCTGCTCCACGTTGTTGAGCTCATCCACGCCCGTGGTCGCGGGCGCGCTCGGGTCATCGGGGTCGAGCAGCCAGGGGCGGTGCGTGACGGCGCTCGGCGAGACAACCTCGAGGTCGAGATCGTTCACGAGCATCCTGCCGCTGCCCTGGTGGTTTCCGGGGTGATCGTCCCACGCGAGCGTCACCTTGAGCTCGCTCTCCCCGTCCACCCAGACCTCGTGCTCGGCCACGCCGCCGATCGAGAGCGTCCCCTGCCTGATGAGGTCCCACGCGCCCCCGTCGGCGCGGACGATGTCGATCGTGTTCTGGATGTTGATCCGCCCGAACCCGAACTGGTAGTCGGGACCGGTATTGCCGCGGTCCTCGGCGCCCTGGATGAGCAGCGCCTTGACCGTCGAGGGCCAGGCCGTCGTCCCGAACGTGCTCAGGAAGTCCTCCTGCGTCAGGAGGACGGACCCGGAGACCGCCGGGCACGCGTACGAGGTGCCGCACGACGTGCCATGGTAGTCGTTGTCGGTGTTCGTCGTGGTGATCCCGGTGTAGCTCTTGCAGCCCGGAGCGGTGACGTCCGGCTTGAGACGCCCGTCGGACGTCGGGCCGCGGCTGCTGAAGCCGCTGAGCGCGTCGTTGTCGGCGTTCGTGCTGCCGACGACGATCGTGTTCTTCGCGGTCGAACCGGGTCCGGGGACCGTCCCGTAGGGGAAGTGCGGGATCCAGTCCGCGCACGCCGTGCAGGTGCCGGAGTTGCCGGCCGAGAAGATGATGTTGAGCGCCGCCCCCTGGCTGCCGCGGACGATCGCGTCGAAGTTCTGGCTCCAGTCGTCGTAGGTGCCGTAGTACTCGCAGTAGTTCGGACAGAGCCCCCAGCCCCACGAGTTCGACGCGGCGATGATGCCGTACTGGCTGATGGCATCCTCGTACTCGTCATCCATGTTCTCGACGTCCTCAGGCCAGTTGTAGGAGGCGATGACGGCCTCCGTGGCCACGCCCCTCCACTGGTAGGGCGTGCCGCCGAAGTACTCGCTCCGCGTCCCATCACCGGCCAGGATGCCCGCGCACTTCGTTGCGTGCGAGCCCGTCGAGGCGCCGTCGGCGACGATGATCCGCCCCATGTAGTCGGCGTGGTTCGTGGCCACGGACCCGCTGTCCCACATCCCGATGGTGAGCCCCTGCCCGCTGAGGCCGTACGGCGCCGCCTGCACCTCGTCGGCGTTGATCGCGTCGCGGAGCACGTCGTTGTGCTCCTCCTTGTCCGGGAGCGGGCCGTCAACGTACTGGATGACGTCCTCGGCCGCGAGAGACCGCAGATCACCCTCGAGCTCGAGCGTGTACACGCCACCCGATCTGCCCGCCACCCGCCCGTGCGCCGCGAGGACCGCCTCGGCGTCCGCCACGTCGCGATAGGTGAAGACCCGCACGGTTCTCCGGCCCTCCGCCCGCGGCGAGATCTTGTCCTCGGGCGCAAGCGCGAAGACGGCGCGGACGTTCGGCGCGTCGAGCGCCCGTACGGCGCCCCCGCGGACCGAGGCCGTCCAGGCGAGGTTGGGGAGGTAGTCGAGGAGGACGATGCCCTGGGCGCGGAGCGCCTCCCTCTCGGCGAGCGAGGGGACCTCGTGGAACTGCACCACGAGGTGGGCGTCGGCATCGCGCGCGAGCAGCGACGACTCAGGCACGAACGCCCCGCGTGCGAGCACGATCTCGTGCCTCGCCGACGCCGCGGCGACGGCCGGCCATGCCAGGGCTCCGACGACCACCATGGCCACAGCGGCGCTCCGACGGATCCAGGCGTTCACGGTGAACCTCCGGACGAGAGTGGGTCAGGCGTGCGCCACATGGCTCGCGGCAGTCGCGCACCATGATCGCTCCCGCCGTGTGGCGCAAAGGGACCTTCCCATCAGATTATAGCACAGTCCATCCATCTTGTCTATGTCTAGCATCTGCCGTTCCCGAACTCCTGTCGCAGACGGTTCATTCTCGGGCTCCTATCTCCTACGATGCGCCGCATGGGGCCCGGGTGCAAGGCCGCGCACCGGTGGCGTCTCCGCGCTCCGGTGTTCCGCGATGGCGGCCCCAAGGTACGCCCCGAAGAGCACGATCGCCGCCACGGCGTACACCCACGAGAGGAACGCGATGAGCGCGCCGAGCGGGCCGTACACGACCCCGTACCTGGCGAACCCGCTTGCCAGGAACAGCGTGAACGCCCAGGTCGCGGCGAGCGAGCCCGCGCCCGCCGCGAGCGCCCCGGCGGCCGCGTGCCGCCACCGCACCGTGCGGCGCGGGACCAGCCGGTAGAGAAGCAGGAGCACGCAGAACACGAGCAGCGCCACGGCGATGCCTGGGTGGACGCGAGCGACCGCGCCGAGCGCCGCGGGCCGGCCGAGCCATGCGTTGAGCGCCGGGACGAACCGCAGCGCCGCCCGCACGACAAGCGCGGCGGCCAGGAGCGCGACGAGGCACCCGACGATGGCGAGCGCGCGCAGCCGCGCCATGAGCGCGTTGAGGGGCCGCGCCCCCAACCACGCGCGGTTCAGCGTCACCGCGAGGATCGAGAACCCGCTCGCCGCGGCCCAGAGAAGCCCGGCGAGGCCCG harbors:
- a CDS encoding YihY/virulence factor BrkB family protein → MTRPWPRRPSPPRRAAASDDKVEFRTGIAAVVRFAFRRFSEEHAAESAASMAFYAVFSLFPLLLVLVIAGKLVVAGFGLEDDVLRLVLAVFPPAFADLIQRNLTVALAAGGAVAGVAGLAGLLWAAASGFSILAVTLNRAWLGARPLNALMARLRALAIVGCLVALLAAALVVRAALRFVPALNAWLGRPAALGAVARVHPGIAVALLVFCVLLLLYRLVPRRTVRWRHAAAGALAAGAGSLAATWAFTLFLASGFARYGVVYGPLGALIAFLSWVYAVAAIVLFGAYLGAAIAEHRSAETPPVRGLAPGPHAAHRRR
- a CDS encoding S8 family serine peptidase, coding for MNAWIRRSAAVAMVVVGALAWPAVAAASARHEIVLARGAFVPESSLLARDADAHLVVQFHEVPSLAEREALRAQGIVLLDYLPNLAWTASVRGGAVRALDAPNVRAVFALAPEDKISPRAEGRRTVRVFTYRDVADAEAVLAAHGRVAGRSGGVYTLELEGDLRSLAAEDVIQYVDGPLPDKEEHNDVLRDAINADEVQAAPYGLSGQGLTIGMWDSGSVATNHADYMGRIIVADGASTGSHATKCAGILAGDGTRSEYFGGTPYQWRGVATEAVIASYNWPEDVENMDDEYEDAISQYGIIAASNSWGWGLCPNYCEYYGTYDDWSQNFDAIVRGSQGAALNIIFSAGNSGTCTACADWIPHFPYGTVPGPGSTAKNTIVVGSTNADNDALSGFSSRGPTSDGRLKPDVTAPGCKSYTGITTTNTDNDYHGTSCGTSYACPAVSGSVLLTQEDFLSTFGTTAWPSTVKALLIQGAEDRGNTGPDYQFGFGRINIQNTIDIVRADGGAWDLIRQGTLSIGGVAEHEVWVDGESELKVTLAWDDHPGNHQGSGRMLVNDLDLEVVSPSAVTHRPWLLDPDDPSAPATTGVDELNNVEQVLVASPESGTWTVRVVATLLPEPDQSFSLVMSAGAPPDLPPAAPTGLGAEPGANEGEIQLAWSANTEPDFDHYRLERDTTAAFGAGAASFETPNEAYLDTGLELGRTYYYRLFAVDLGNHESAPSETVSLTLQLSGVPEGAVASLSLIRPNPFSSETSIAYTVPSAGAAVAIRIYDVRGRLVRAIAEGRQAGGHHAAAWDGRDATGRAVSPGIYFCRAEIGEWSEVRKVVLLR